From a single Leclercia sp. AS011 genomic region:
- the rseD gene encoding rpoE leader peptide RseD: MQCLEWRFDNAWILGLGRHYLG, translated from the coding sequence GTGCAGTGTTTGGAGTGGCGTTTCGATAACGCGTGGATTTTAGGTTTGGGGAGACATTACCTCGGATGA
- the nadB gene encoding L-aspartate oxidase, translating to MNAMSELSCDVLIIGSGAAGLSLALRLAPHQKVIVLSKGPISEGSTFYAQGGIAAVFDETDSIDSHVEDTLIAGGGIVDKHAAEFVASNARHCVQWLIDQGVLFDTHVQANGEESYHLTREGGHSHRRILHAADATGKEVETTLVSQALSHPNIQVLERSNAVDLIISDKIGLPGTRRVVGAWVWNRNKETVETCRAKSVVLATGGASKVYQYTTNPDISSGDGIAMAWRAGCRVANLEFNQFHPTALFHPQARNFLLTEALRGEGAHLKRPDGTRFMPDFDERGELAPRDVVARAIDHEMKRLGVDCMYLDISHKPAEFVRQHFPTIYEKLLGLGIDITKEPMPVVPAAHYTCGGVMVDDHGRTDVDGLYAIGEVSYTGLHGANRMASNSLLECLVYGWSAAEDITKRMPYARQADNLPAWDESRVENPDELVVIQHNWHELRLFMWDYVGIVRTTKRLERALRRITMLQQEIDEYYAHFRVSNNLLELRNLVQVAELIVRCAMMRKESRGLHYTLDYPEQLEHSGPSVLSPLTHINR from the coding sequence ATGAACGCAATGTCTGAACTCTCCTGTGACGTACTGATTATCGGCAGCGGTGCCGCCGGCCTTTCACTGGCGCTGCGACTCGCCCCACACCAGAAAGTAATTGTCCTCAGTAAAGGCCCTATCAGCGAAGGCTCCACTTTCTATGCACAGGGCGGGATTGCCGCTGTGTTTGATGAAACGGACAGTATCGACTCGCATGTGGAAGATACCCTTATTGCCGGTGGCGGGATCGTCGATAAGCACGCTGCGGAGTTTGTCGCCAGCAATGCCCGTCATTGTGTGCAGTGGCTCATCGATCAGGGTGTGTTGTTTGATACGCATGTGCAGGCCAACGGTGAAGAGAGCTATCACCTGACGCGGGAAGGTGGGCATAGCCATCGCCGTATCCTGCACGCTGCGGATGCCACCGGTAAAGAGGTGGAAACGACGCTGGTCAGCCAGGCGTTAAGCCATCCGAATATCCAGGTGCTGGAACGCAGCAACGCGGTGGACCTGATCATCTCCGATAAGATTGGCCTGCCGGGCACGCGTCGCGTTGTGGGTGCCTGGGTGTGGAACCGAAATAAAGAGACGGTAGAAACCTGCCGGGCAAAATCGGTGGTGCTTGCAACAGGCGGTGCTTCCAAGGTATATCAGTACACCACCAACCCGGATATCTCCTCAGGAGACGGGATTGCCATGGCCTGGCGTGCAGGCTGTCGCGTGGCTAACCTGGAATTTAACCAGTTCCACCCCACCGCCCTCTTCCATCCGCAGGCCCGCAATTTCTTACTGACCGAAGCCCTGCGTGGTGAAGGGGCGCATTTAAAACGCCCGGACGGCACGCGCTTTATGCCTGACTTTGACGAGCGTGGCGAGCTGGCCCCGCGTGATGTCGTGGCCCGCGCTATCGATCATGAAATGAAACGCCTGGGCGTGGACTGCATGTATCTGGATATCAGCCATAAACCGGCAGAGTTTGTGCGTCAGCACTTCCCGACGATCTATGAAAAACTGCTGGGATTAGGCATCGACATTACCAAAGAGCCGATGCCTGTGGTGCCTGCGGCGCACTATACCTGCGGCGGAGTGATGGTGGACGATCATGGCCGCACTGACGTCGACGGTCTGTATGCCATCGGGGAAGTGAGTTATACCGGCCTGCATGGCGCTAACCGTATGGCATCGAACTCCCTGCTGGAGTGTCTGGTCTACGGCTGGTCGGCAGCGGAAGATATTACCAAACGCATGCCGTACGCCCGTCAGGCGGATAACCTGCCTGCCTGGGATGAGAGCCGCGTGGAAAATCCGGATGAGCTGGTAGTGATCCAGCATAACTGGCACGAGCTGCGCCTCTTTATGTGGGATTACGTTGGAATTGTACGTACCACCAAGCGGCTGGAGCGCGCCCTGCGCCGCATTACCATGCTACAGCAGGAGATTGACGAGTATTACGCCCACTTCCGCGTCTCAAACAACCTGCTGGAGCTGCGTAATCTGGTTCAGGTGGCAGAGTTGATTGTACGCTGCGCAATGATGCGT